One region of Halohasta litchfieldiae genomic DNA includes:
- the ahaH gene encoding ATP synthase archaeal subunit H, which produces MPRPDVLKQIKEAETRADEIIAEAESDREERIAEARQEADEIRESAREDAEEQATDRLAEAEKDIEARREELLEEGTETRRALVDDASDRIDGAVELALEHFEEAVDAQT; this is translated from the coding sequence ATGCCGAGACCAGACGTTCTCAAACAGATCAAGGAGGCCGAAACGCGGGCCGACGAGATCATCGCGGAAGCCGAGTCTGACCGTGAGGAGCGGATTGCCGAGGCCAGACAGGAAGCCGACGAGATCCGTGAGTCCGCCCGGGAAGACGCCGAGGAGCAAGCAACTGACCGCCTTGCGGAGGCCGAGAAGGATATCGAGGCCCGCCGCGAGGAACTCCTCGAAGAGGGCACAGAGACCCGCCGCGCGCTCGTTGACGACGCCAGCGACCGGATCGACGGCGCCGTAGAGCTCGCACTCGAACACTTCGAGGAGGCTGTCGATGCTCAGACCTGA
- a CDS encoding V-type ATP synthase subunit I yields the protein MLRPERMSKVSVAGSKRVLESTIEAVYEMRVLHLSEYDESWDSFNLGHSLESSEETNDKLVTVRALESILDVTDEDADEEILVDDEMLATELSSLQETVNELDDRRSELRTQLRELDEEIDAVEPFADLGIDLDLLSGYDSLVVSVGQGNREAIESTLAESDGIDTFDIMSGSRTHAIFAKPTADAEDDVLADALVGVDFATIEIPDAEGSPEAYVEELEAEKESVQADLDEVEAELESIKANQAGFLLSAEEYLSIEAQKKQAPLSFATTKNAFVAEGWIPSERYEEFKTTLTEAVDGPLDIDEVKRAQFKSDGDHHVEDVEPEPPAVDEGATPEQPSTAEESATADGGEKARTDGGSVTMGDDTPPIVQNNPGIVKPFEVLIQAVSRPNYKEFDPTIILFLTFPAFFGFMIGDVGYGIIYSAIGYFLYANYPDSPGFRSMGGVTIAAGLFTILFGFLYGEFFGLHVIATYFWEGVVGLAHAPIEKGLSPAGVDWATGWLVVSVLVGIMHLNIAWIFGFFEDLQIHDLKHAIYENGSWIIMMNALWIWIFSDALRGTVPDFIFTTFSADGVLPLGFTGFPAMTVFATPVGDITAPLLVFFLGLGLLAYGEPIEVVEFLNVLVNVLSYTRLAAVLLAKAGMAFTVNLLFFGVWVTETPSGASDWHFGLQHSPAYYVEQGTYHGEEVTGVLFGGLVHGDIATLLLGLVVLVLGHILVLALGVTSAGLQAVRLEYVEFFNKFFEGGGRAYNPFGYERTYTASED from the coding sequence ATGCTCAGACCTGAGCGGATGAGCAAGGTCTCGGTGGCCGGCTCCAAACGCGTTTTGGAGTCGACCATCGAGGCAGTCTACGAGATGCGCGTGCTCCACCTCTCGGAGTACGACGAGTCGTGGGACTCGTTCAACCTCGGACACTCCCTTGAGAGCTCCGAGGAAACAAACGACAAACTCGTCACCGTTCGCGCCCTCGAAAGCATCCTCGATGTAACTGATGAGGATGCCGACGAGGAGATCCTCGTCGACGACGAGATGCTGGCAACTGAGCTCTCGTCGCTCCAAGAGACGGTCAACGAACTTGACGACCGGCGAAGCGAGCTTCGGACACAGCTCCGCGAGCTCGACGAGGAGATCGACGCCGTCGAACCGTTCGCGGATCTCGGGATCGATCTGGATCTGCTTTCGGGCTACGATTCGCTCGTCGTCAGTGTCGGCCAAGGCAACCGCGAGGCAATCGAGTCGACGCTCGCCGAAAGCGATGGGATCGACACCTTCGATATCATGTCGGGGAGCCGGACCCACGCTATCTTCGCCAAACCGACCGCCGACGCCGAGGATGACGTCCTCGCCGACGCGCTCGTGGGCGTCGACTTTGCGACAATCGAGATTCCAGACGCCGAGGGGAGTCCCGAAGCCTACGTCGAGGAACTCGAAGCCGAAAAAGAGTCGGTTCAGGCCGACCTCGACGAAGTCGAGGCCGAACTGGAATCAATCAAAGCCAATCAAGCAGGTTTCCTGTTGTCGGCCGAGGAGTATCTCTCCATCGAGGCCCAGAAGAAACAGGCCCCGCTGTCGTTTGCAACGACGAAAAACGCCTTCGTCGCCGAAGGCTGGATTCCCTCAGAGCGCTACGAGGAGTTCAAAACGACGCTGACCGAGGCCGTCGACGGACCCCTCGACATCGACGAGGTCAAACGGGCGCAGTTCAAGTCCGACGGCGACCACCACGTCGAAGATGTCGAGCCCGAGCCGCCGGCCGTCGACGAGGGCGCGACGCCGGAGCAGCCGTCGACTGCCGAGGAGTCGGCGACCGCAGACGGCGGCGAGAAAGCCCGCACTGATGGCGGTTCGGTCACGATGGGCGACGATACCCCGCCGATTGTGCAGAACAATCCGGGCATCGTCAAACCGTTCGAAGTCCTGATTCAGGCGGTCAGCCGACCGAACTACAAAGAGTTCGATCCGACGATCATCCTCTTTCTGACGTTCCCGGCATTCTTCGGGTTCATGATCGGTGACGTCGGATACGGGATCATCTATTCGGCAATCGGTTACTTCCTCTATGCGAACTATCCGGACAGCCCCGGCTTCCGGAGCATGGGTGGTGTCACGATTGCTGCCGGACTGTTCACGATACTGTTCGGCTTCCTCTACGGTGAGTTCTTCGGGCTCCACGTGATTGCGACGTACTTCTGGGAAGGCGTCGTCGGTCTTGCCCACGCACCGATAGAGAAAGGTCTCTCACCGGCTGGTGTCGACTGGGCGACCGGTTGGCTCGTCGTGAGCGTTCTCGTTGGGATCATGCATCTCAACATCGCGTGGATCTTCGGCTTCTTCGAGGATCTCCAGATACATGACCTCAAACACGCGATCTACGAGAACGGCTCGTGGATCATCATGATGAACGCGCTGTGGATCTGGATCTTCAGCGACGCGCTTCGCGGGACCGTCCCCGACTTCATTTTCACGACGTTCTCCGCCGATGGCGTCCTGCCGCTGGGCTTCACCGGTTTCCCGGCGATGACAGTGTTTGCGACTCCTGTCGGTGATATCACGGCACCACTGCTCGTGTTCTTCCTCGGTCTCGGACTGCTCGCCTACGGTGAGCCTATCGAGGTCGTGGAATTCCTGAACGTGCTCGTGAACGTGCTGTCGTACACACGACTCGCTGCGGTGCTGCTCGCCAAGGCAGGAATGGCCTTCACGGTCAATCTACTGTTCTTCGGCGTCTGGGTCACCGAAACACCGTCGGGCGCTTCGGACTGGCACTTCGGCCTCCAGCACTCACCGGCGTACTACGTCGAACAGGGAACCTACCACGGTGAGGAGGTTACCGGCGTCTTGTTCGGCGGGCTCGTCCACGGCGACATCGCGACACTGCTGCTCGGACTGGTCGTGCTCGTGCTCGGGCACATCCTCGTCCTCGCGCTGGGTGTCACCAGTGCCGGACTGCAGGCAGTGCGTCTCGAGTACGTCGAGTTCTTCAACAAGTTCTTCGAGGGCGGCGGCCGCGCGTACAACCCGTTCGGCTACGAACGGACCTACACCGCCAGCGAAGACTGA
- a CDS encoding V-type ATP synthase subunit E translates to MSLEQVADDITDEARARADEIRAEAEERAAEIISEADVDAEEINDSRAAEVDRQIEQQREQALSSAKLEAKQQRLEARRDVLGDVYDAIEDALIALPDDKREELTRSLLDAAAEEFDDGADVSVYGRADDEQLITSILSEYDGFSYGGPRECLGGVVVESETSRVRVNNTFDSILDSVWDEHLKELSAHLFEQ, encoded by the coding sequence ATGAGTTTGGAACAAGTCGCAGACGACATCACAGACGAAGCCCGCGCGCGTGCGGATGAGATTCGCGCGGAGGCCGAGGAGCGCGCCGCGGAGATCATCTCGGAGGCCGACGTCGACGCCGAAGAGATAAACGACTCCCGCGCTGCCGAGGTCGACCGTCAGATCGAACAACAGCGCGAACAGGCGCTGTCGAGTGCGAAGCTCGAAGCCAAACAGCAGCGGCTTGAAGCCCGTCGTGACGTGCTGGGAGACGTCTACGACGCCATCGAGGATGCACTCATTGCGCTCCCCGACGACAAACGCGAAGAGCTGACCCGCAGCCTGCTCGATGCGGCGGCCGAGGAGTTCGATGACGGAGCCGATGTCTCCGTCTACGGCCGCGCTGACGACGAGCAGCTGATCACATCGATCCTTTCGGAGTACGACGGGTTCAGCTACGGCGGGCCACGCGAGTGTCTCGGCGGCGTCGTCGTCGAAAGCGAGACCTCTCGCGTTCGGGTGAACAACACCTTCGACTCGATTCTGGATTCGGTCTGGGACGAGCATTTGAAGGAACTATCGGCCCATCTGTTTGAGCAATGA